Proteins from one Cellulosilyticum lentocellum DSM 5427 genomic window:
- the def gene encoding peptide deformylase, with the protein MAIRTEKEEVLRKISKPVKSFDESLWTLLDDMKETMYLAEGVGIAAPQVGLLKRAFIVDIGEGPVEFVNPEILAVEGEQLGEEGCLSVPKRYGTVRRPNYVKMRAQDRNGNVFEIEGKEFMARAMLHEFDHLEGKLFVDLVEGDLFEVE; encoded by the coding sequence ATGGCAATTAGAACAGAAAAAGAAGAAGTTTTAAGAAAGATATCAAAACCTGTAAAAAGTTTTGATGAAAGTTTATGGACCTTATTAGATGATATGAAAGAAACAATGTATCTTGCTGAAGGTGTAGGCATTGCAGCACCTCAAGTAGGCCTACTTAAACGAGCTTTTATTGTAGATATTGGAGAAGGTCCAGTAGAGTTTGTTAACCCTGAAATTCTTGCAGTTGAAGGCGAACAATTAGGGGAGGAAGGATGCTTAAGTGTACCTAAAAGATACGGCACAGTAAGACGCCCTAACTATGTAAAAATGCGTGCGCAAGATCGAAATGGGAATGTGTTTGAGATAGAAGGAAAAGAATTTATGGCAAGAGCAATGCTTCATGAATTTGATCATTTAGAGGGTAAATTATTCGTTGACTTAGTAGAAGGCGATTTATTCGAAGTAGAGTAA
- the fmt gene encoding methionyl-tRNA formyltransferase yields MNVVFMGTPDFAVPTLEMLIDEKYTVSAVVTQPDKPKGRGKKESMPPVKEVALAHGLSVLQPEKIRGDEAFYNHIQSLNPDVIVVVAFGQILPESILNIPKYGCINIHGSLLPKYRGAAPIQWSIINEELITGVTIMYMDKGMDTGDMLLKKEIVIDEADTYASLHDKMKIVGAEALKEAMPMIIAGGKERQKQEESEATYAALIQKSLGEIKWQASTSSIDALVRGLNPWPGGYTYYKGEVMKIWKAVKTLKQGEGAPGTILEVSKEGIFVKTLDGSLCIQEIQMPNKKRMPVSEYIKGNTLDIGVILGI; encoded by the coding sequence ATGAACGTTGTATTTATGGGTACACCAGATTTTGCAGTACCAACTTTAGAAATGCTAATTGATGAAAAATATACGGTGAGTGCTGTAGTGACACAACCCGATAAGCCAAAAGGTAGAGGGAAGAAGGAAAGCATGCCGCCTGTAAAAGAAGTAGCTCTTGCACATGGACTATCAGTTCTGCAACCAGAGAAGATAAGAGGGGATGAAGCATTTTACAACCACATACAATCTTTAAATCCGGATGTTATTGTAGTAGTAGCATTTGGACAGATTTTACCTGAAAGTATATTAAATATCCCTAAATATGGTTGCATTAATATTCATGGCTCATTACTTCCTAAGTATAGAGGAGCTGCACCTATTCAATGGTCTATTATTAATGAAGAGCTAATCACAGGTGTTACGATTATGTACATGGATAAAGGCATGGATACAGGGGATATGCTGCTTAAGAAAGAAATAGTGATTGATGAAGCAGATACTTATGCTTCACTTCATGATAAAATGAAAATAGTAGGAGCAGAGGCTCTTAAAGAAGCTATGCCTATGATTATTGCCGGTGGTAAAGAAAGACAAAAGCAAGAAGAAAGTGAAGCTACTTATGCGGCACTTATTCAAAAAAGTTTAGGTGAGATTAAGTGGCAAGCTTCTACAAGTAGCATCGATGCCTTAGTTAGAGGACTTAATCCTTGGCCAGGTGGCTATACTTACTATAAAGGTGAGGTAATGAAAATCTGGAAAGCAGTGAAAACGCTGAAACAAGGAGAAGGTGCGCCAGGGACCATTTTAGAAGTAAGTAAAGAGGGGATTTTTGTTAAAACTTTAGATGGAAGCCTATGCATTCAGGAAATTCAAATGCCTAATAAAAAACGTATGCCAGTTTCTGAATATATTAAGGGGAATACGCTTGATATAGGGGTGATACTAGGTATATAA
- a CDS encoding zinc metallopeptidase — protein sequence MLYSYGGNSGILWITLAMMIIPLYASLKVQNTFNVYSRKRTLSGYTGEEAARRILAMNNINISIQPVRGSMTDFYDPVNKTLALSESVYSMDSIAALGVAAHEAGHAIQDANDYAFLRFRHTIYPVANFASRISMPLVFIGLFFGSMPFLVDIGIWLFAITTVFAIVTLPVEFNASKRALATLESSGILAPEELVGAKKVLDAAALTYVAAAMASILSLIRLIMISNRNND from the coding sequence ATGCTCTACAGTTATGGAGGTAATTCCGGGATTTTATGGATTACTTTAGCTATGATGATTATACCCCTTTATGCTAGTTTAAAGGTACAAAATACTTTTAATGTTTATTCTAGAAAGCGGACCCTTTCAGGATATACAGGAGAAGAAGCAGCAAGACGTATTTTAGCAATGAACAATATTAATATTTCTATTCAACCTGTACGTGGATCAATGACAGATTTTTATGATCCTGTTAACAAGACATTGGCACTTTCTGAAAGTGTTTATAGCATGGATTCCATAGCTGCATTAGGGGTAGCTGCCCATGAAGCAGGTCATGCTATTCAAGATGCTAACGATTATGCTTTTTTACGCTTTAGACATACTATTTATCCAGTTGCTAATTTTGCGAGTCGTATATCTATGCCACTGGTATTTATTGGTTTATTCTTTGGAAGTATGCCATTCTTAGTAGATATAGGTATTTGGTTGTTTGCTATTACGACAGTATTTGCCATTGTTACATTACCGGTAGAATTTAATGCTTCTAAGAGGGCATTAGCTACGTTAGAATCAAGTGGCATTCTGGCACCAGAGGAATTAGTGGGTGCAAAAAAAGTATTAGATGCAGCAGCATTAACCTATGTGGCAGCAGCCATGGCATCTATTTTATCTTTGATTCGTTTAATTATGATTAGTAACCGTAATAATGATTAA
- the rsmB gene encoding 16S rRNA (cytosine(967)-C(5))-methyltransferase RsmB, whose product MNKTVREQIVDLLIEIEKEASYAQLVLKRALQDIDAKDKGFVTEVVYGTLKYQIKLDYILNQFSKTPVHRMKPLIRNVMRMSLYQMLYLDKVPTSAIINEAVKIVKKRKFQNLSGFVNGLLRNIDRQREQIIYPDETKNLVLAMSIHYAIPEWMIEEWLKVYKEEEVKSICEALNERAEVCARYNTLKTNKLEFEETLKVEGIQLKEGAFLEEAFYLKGVDNLQNSPSFKKGEWTVQDESAMLVAHVMAPQKGDCILDMCSAPGGKSIHMAELMENAGRIVSCDIHPHKLELIKKNAERMGITIIEPTLQDGTLKNECYVEAFDKVLLDAPCSGLGIMKRKPDIRTHKSKEGLLEIVALQKKLALAAISYLKPGGRLVYSTCTISHEENEGMVSYIKALGLELENIVDTIPSPLKRAIKEKGMIQILPHMAGTDGFFIASFKKGV is encoded by the coding sequence ATGAATAAAACGGTACGCGAGCAAATCGTAGACTTATTAATAGAAATAGAAAAAGAAGCTAGTTATGCACAGCTAGTGTTGAAACGTGCCCTTCAAGATATAGATGCAAAGGATAAAGGCTTTGTCACAGAAGTCGTTTATGGAACACTAAAGTACCAGATTAAGCTAGATTATATTCTTAATCAGTTTTCAAAAACACCTGTGCATCGGATGAAACCCCTCATTAGAAATGTAATGCGTATGAGTTTGTATCAAATGTTATATCTCGATAAAGTACCTACTTCGGCAATTATTAATGAAGCAGTAAAGATTGTTAAAAAAAGAAAGTTCCAAAACCTATCAGGATTTGTGAATGGTCTTCTTAGAAATATAGATCGTCAAAGAGAACAAATTATTTATCCAGATGAAACAAAAAATTTAGTATTAGCAATGAGTATTCATTATGCCATTCCAGAATGGATGATAGAAGAGTGGCTTAAGGTTTATAAAGAGGAAGAGGTAAAATCTATTTGTGAAGCACTTAATGAGAGAGCTGAGGTATGTGCACGTTATAATACGCTAAAAACAAATAAGCTAGAATTTGAAGAGACCCTTAAAGTAGAGGGCATTCAGTTAAAAGAAGGCGCTTTTTTAGAGGAAGCCTTTTATCTTAAAGGCGTAGATAACCTTCAAAATAGTCCTTCTTTTAAAAAAGGCGAATGGACAGTACAAGATGAAAGTGCTATGCTTGTAGCACATGTTATGGCGCCCCAAAAGGGTGATTGTATCTTGGATATGTGCAGCGCCCCAGGAGGTAAATCCATTCATATGGCAGAGCTTATGGAGAATGCAGGGCGCATTGTAAGTTGTGATATTCATCCACATAAGTTAGAATTAATCAAGAAGAATGCCGAGCGTATGGGGATAACCATTATTGAGCCAACCTTGCAAGACGGTACACTAAAGAATGAATGTTACGTGGAAGCTTTCGATAAAGTCTTATTAGATGCACCATGCTCTGGGTTAGGTATTATGAAGCGTAAACCAGATATAAGAACACATAAATCAAAAGAAGGGTTACTTGAGATTGTAGCCTTACAGAAAAAGTTAGCTTTGGCAGCTATAAGCTATCTCAAGCCAGGAGGGCGATTGGTTTATAGTACGTGTACTATTTCTCATGAAGAAAATGAAGGAATGGTAAGCTATATCAAAGCGTTAGGTTTAGAATTAGAAAATATAGTAGATACTATACCTAGCCCACTAAAGAGAGCCATTAAAGAAAAAGGTATGATTCAAATTTTACCTCATATGGCTGGCACAGATGGCTTTTTCATTGCTAGTTTTAAAAAAGGAGTTTAA